From Rhodopseudomonas palustris, a single genomic window includes:
- a CDS encoding MFS transporter: MADSVSAETSEPPRSRIMVDRDGGARVIETDIPARLDGLLWSGFHTRVVTALGITWILDGLEVTLAGALAGALKDSPTLRFSNLDVGLANSAYLAGAVIGALGFGWLTDRIGRKKLFFITLSLYLTATAATALSWDLASYALFRFLTGAGIGGEYTAINSAIQELVPARYRGWTDLVINGSFWIGAALGAVGAIVLLDPSVIDPDSGWRLAYLTGAILGLVVFAMRWWIPESPRWLMIHGRPERAEAIVAEIERSARHAADRPQLLPKIRLRMRSHTPLLEVARTLLATYRRRSLVGLALMVAQAFFYNAIFFTYALILTDFFGIPANHVGWYILPFAAGNFLGPLLLGRLFDTLGRRTMICFTYGVSAILLALSGYLFSIGALSAQTQTIAWMVIFFFASPAASAAYLTVSETFPLEVRALAIAIFYAIGTGIGGVAGPVLFGALIDTGSRGSVFAGYLFGSFLMLAAAVIGWRYAVAAERRSLEHVARPLAATEDHR; encoded by the coding sequence ATGGCCGACAGCGTCAGTGCCGAAACGTCCGAACCGCCGCGGTCCCGGATCATGGTGGACCGGGATGGCGGCGCGCGAGTGATCGAAACCGATATCCCGGCAAGACTCGACGGGCTGCTGTGGAGCGGGTTCCACACGCGGGTCGTCACAGCGCTCGGAATCACCTGGATTCTGGATGGTCTCGAAGTCACCCTTGCCGGCGCTTTGGCGGGGGCGCTGAAGGACAGTCCGACCCTGCGGTTTTCCAATCTCGACGTCGGCCTCGCCAACAGCGCCTATCTGGCGGGCGCCGTGATCGGGGCGCTCGGGTTTGGTTGGCTGACCGATCGGATCGGCCGCAAGAAACTGTTCTTCATCACCCTTTCGCTGTACCTCACCGCCACTGCGGCGACCGCGCTGTCCTGGGATCTCGCCAGCTACGCGCTGTTCCGATTCCTTACCGGCGCCGGGATCGGCGGTGAATACACCGCGATCAATTCGGCGATCCAGGAGCTGGTGCCGGCGCGCTATCGCGGCTGGACCGATCTGGTGATCAACGGCAGTTTCTGGATCGGTGCGGCACTCGGAGCGGTCGGGGCGATCGTTCTGCTCGATCCGTCGGTGATCGACCCCGATTCCGGTTGGCGCCTGGCCTATCTGACCGGTGCGATCCTCGGTCTGGTGGTGTTCGCGATGCGCTGGTGGATTCCTGAGAGCCCGCGCTGGCTGATGATCCACGGACGGCCCGAGCGAGCCGAAGCGATCGTCGCTGAAATCGAGCGAAGCGCGCGCCATGCCGCCGACCGCCCGCAGCTACTGCCGAAGATCCGGCTGCGCATGCGCAGTCACACCCCTTTGCTGGAGGTGGCGCGGACGCTGCTGGCGACCTATCGACGGCGCTCGCTGGTCGGGCTGGCGCTGATGGTCGCGCAGGCGTTCTTCTACAACGCGATCTTCTTCACCTACGCGCTGATCCTGACCGACTTCTTCGGTATCCCCGCCAATCATGTCGGCTGGTACATCCTGCCGTTCGCGGCCGGCAACTTCCTCGGGCCGCTGCTGCTCGGGCGGCTGTTCGATACGCTCGGCCGCCGCACCATGATCTGCTTCACCTACGGTGTGTCGGCGATCCTGCTGGCGCTGTCCGGCTATCTGTTCTCGATCGGCGCGCTCAGCGCGCAGACCCAGACGATCGCCTGGATGGTGATCTTCTTCTTCGCCTCGCCCGCCGCGAGCGCCGCTTATCTCACCGTCAGCGAGACGTTTCCGCTCGAGGTGCGGGCGCTGGCGATCGCGATCTTCTATGCGATCGGCACCGGCATCGGCGGTGTGGCGGGCCCGGTGCTGTTCGGCGCGCTGATCGATACGGGGTCGCGTGGCAGCGTGTTCGCGGGTTATCTATTCGGATCGTTCCTGATGCTGGCCGCTGCGGTGATCGGCTGGCGGTACGCCGTCGCGGCCGAACGTCGGTCGCTGGAACACGTCGCGCGGCCGCTGGCCGCAACAGAGGATCATCGATGA
- a CDS encoding methyl-accepting chemotaxis protein, producing the protein MRRSSEDPELASALVGIQPDAALQRPRSGLDRHVQKRTTFMRRDFNMKRGLSFVRRRQQPRLLRALSLPAEGNRFRNVALACGHASPSAVSAIYRRIFGRSPTEYFGPVGLKSALRIPLPGLRSFRQCRVVFEYPVRFRDWRLDGVHQVNMTTAAAARAKSAALPALRFRGKVTLGFAVVLGITAISMGLAYLGFEQVSDGVVAYRDGVRQSDLARNIDREMVGYEARARYYVLTGKDEDAKAALAAETRLKGAIAESLQGATKPAQREALTRLSGEFSTFTNLFADIVALKTNSALVIQNGLTRGGLNLRYKFDDLVSTASDREDSSAELGAKRASEQYAAAMTLANTFALNSSVPVADNALARLKFVENSLNIVKSGDAEISAAVKEIFTMLEAYRQALIKLSDNVKAIDAKVTTMIGAAAAIVRDSEAIKADLLSDQQRLERESDATVTATERMVAALGIGGFLLGAVLAGLLGRGISRPMLAMCAAMRRLAGGDFNVVLPGLGRRDEIGEMAAAVEEFKVQAARKAEQDAIAREAEAAAGREARRAELIGFASEFETAVGAIVAHVSDAAAQLESAAATLTRTAETTQGLSGQVAGDSQQASSGMQAVASATEELSASVGEIGRRVGQSSEIAEAAVEQAHETDGRIGKLTQAAQQIGEVMQLITTIAEQTNLLALNATIEAARAGEAGRGFAVVAAEVKSLATQTAKATDEISSQVAEMQEATRDSVTSIQKIGSTISEISTISASIASAVTQQEAATREIAASVQSVAQGTHRVAGNIAEVNRGAAETGAASAQVLQSARSLSAESARLRTELDRFMANIRAA; encoded by the coding sequence TTGCGGCGCAGCAGCGAGGATCCGGAACTTGCGTCGGCGCTGGTGGGGATTCAGCCCGACGCCGCTCTTCAGCGTCCAAGGTCGGGCCTTGATCGCCACGTGCAGAAGCGCACGACCTTCATGCGGCGCGATTTCAACATGAAACGGGGGCTGAGCTTCGTTCGCCGGCGCCAGCAACCACGCCTGTTGCGAGCCTTGTCGCTGCCGGCCGAAGGCAATCGATTTAGAAATGTGGCGCTGGCCTGCGGCCATGCCAGTCCGAGTGCCGTTTCGGCGATTTACCGGCGCATCTTCGGAAGATCACCAACTGAGTACTTCGGGCCTGTTGGACTAAAGTCGGCACTTCGAATTCCGCTCCCCGGTTTACGCAGCTTTAGACAATGCCGCGTAGTTTTCGAGTACCCGGTTCGGTTCCGGGATTGGCGCTTGGACGGGGTACATCAAGTGAACATGACGACTGCCGCCGCAGCGCGGGCCAAATCCGCGGCGCTGCCGGCTTTGCGTTTTCGCGGCAAGGTCACGCTCGGCTTTGCAGTGGTGCTCGGCATCACGGCGATCAGCATGGGGCTGGCTTACCTCGGGTTTGAGCAAGTTTCGGACGGCGTGGTCGCCTACCGCGACGGGGTTCGGCAGTCGGATCTCGCCCGTAATATCGACCGCGAGATGGTCGGCTACGAGGCGCGGGCGCGCTATTACGTGCTCACCGGCAAGGACGAGGACGCCAAGGCTGCGCTCGCGGCTGAAACTCGGCTTAAAGGTGCGATTGCCGAATCCCTGCAGGGCGCCACCAAGCCGGCGCAGCGCGAGGCGCTGACCCGGCTGTCGGGCGAATTCTCGACCTTCACCAACCTGTTCGCCGATATCGTGGCGCTGAAAACCAACAGCGCCCTGGTGATTCAGAACGGGTTGACCCGCGGCGGCCTCAACCTGCGCTACAAGTTCGACGATCTGGTGAGCACGGCCAGCGACCGCGAGGATTCGAGCGCCGAACTCGGCGCGAAGCGCGCCTCCGAGCAGTATGCTGCCGCGATGACGTTGGCGAACACCTTCGCGCTCAATTCCAGCGTTCCTGTCGCCGACAACGCCCTGGCGCGTCTCAAATTCGTCGAGAACTCGCTGAACATCGTCAAGTCCGGCGACGCCGAGATCTCGGCTGCGGTGAAGGAAATCTTCACCATGCTGGAGGCGTACCGGCAGGCGTTGATCAAGCTCTCGGACAACGTCAAGGCGATCGACGCCAAGGTCACGACCATGATCGGTGCTGCGGCGGCGATCGTCCGCGATTCCGAAGCGATCAAGGCCGACCTGCTGTCCGATCAGCAGCGGCTGGAGCGCGAATCCGACGCCACCGTCACCGCCACCGAACGGATGGTGGCGGCGCTGGGAATCGGCGGCTTCCTGCTCGGCGCGGTGCTGGCGGGGTTGCTCGGCCGCGGCATCTCGCGCCCGATGCTGGCGATGTGCGCCGCGATGCGCAGGCTGGCCGGCGGCGATTTCAACGTGGTCCTGCCGGGACTCGGCCGCCGCGACGAAATCGGCGAGATGGCGGCTGCGGTCGAAGAGTTCAAGGTTCAGGCGGCCCGCAAGGCCGAGCAGGACGCGATTGCCCGCGAGGCCGAGGCGGCCGCCGGCCGCGAGGCGAGGCGCGCCGAACTGATCGGCTTTGCCAGCGAGTTCGAGACCGCTGTCGGCGCCATCGTGGCGCACGTCTCGGATGCTGCGGCGCAGCTCGAAAGCGCCGCTGCGACGCTCACTCGCACCGCAGAGACCACGCAGGGGCTGTCGGGACAGGTTGCCGGCGACTCGCAGCAGGCGTCGTCGGGGATGCAGGCGGTCGCCTCCGCCACCGAGGAACTGTCCGCCTCGGTCGGCGAGATCGGCCGCCGGGTCGGGCAGTCGAGCGAGATCGCCGAAGCCGCAGTCGAACAGGCTCACGAGACCGACGGCCGGATCGGCAAGCTGACCCAGGCGGCGCAGCAGATCGGCGAGGTGATGCAGCTCATCACCACGATCGCCGAGCAGACCAACCTGCTGGCGCTCAATGCCACTATCGAGGCGGCGCGGGCCGGGGAGGCCGGTCGTGGCTTCGCGGTGGTGGCCGCCGAGGTGAAATCGCTGGCGACCCAGACCGCGAAGGCGACCGACGAGATTTCGTCTCAGGTCGCCGAGATGCAGGAAGCGACCCGCGATTCGGTGACCTCGATCCAGAAGATCGGCAGCACGATTTCGGAGATTTCGACGATCTCGGCCTCGATCGCGAGCGCCGTCACTCAGCAGGAGGCCGCGACGCGGGAGATCGCTGCCAGCGTGCAGAGCGTCGCCCAGGGAACTCACCGGGTCGCGGGCAACATCGCCGAGGTCAATCGCGGTGCGGCCGAGACCGGCGCCGCCTCGGCGCAGGTGCTGCAATCGGCCCGCAGCCTGTCGGCCGAGAGCGCGCGGCTTCGTACCGAGCTCGATCGTTTCATGGCGAACATCCGCGCCGCCTGA
- the otsA gene encoding alpha,alpha-trehalose-phosphate synthase (UDP-forming), which translates to MNLIVVSNRVARASGNEPMTGGLAAALLPVVEKSGAIWVGSSGRVRDGVHREPFAEIEPLGAGALAMLDLPAAHYGGYYEGFANSALWPALHSRPDLIRVSHDDYRSYREVNAFMARALLRFRKPDAAFWIQDYHFLALGAELRRLGVDHPLGFFLHTPWPSRATIGCVPHHRELIEAMLAYDLIGFQTEEDRGNFLGYVASELGLKVADGVVSTGHGATRCEVFAISIDAGAFAQQAQKAMTHPEVSRLRKSLNGEKLVIGVDRLDYSKGLINRVKAFDKMLSDRPALLRTVSLLQIATPSRGTIEAYGNLQGDLAKLVSDVNGRLGEVDWTPIRYLNKGYRQSVLAGLYRSAQVGLVTPLQDGMNLVAKEYVAAQNPVDPGVLVLSKFAGAANELDTALQVNPHDIDGMSRVIAAALAMPLTERRLRWEAMMARLRDNSIQRWFGDFVAALERAHAGNRSVGPVQLAPPAQPSTIMLAGGWSRRSPRAAGGAVLQ; encoded by the coding sequence GTGAACCTGATCGTGGTTTCGAACCGAGTTGCCCGGGCGTCGGGGAACGAGCCGATGACGGGCGGATTGGCGGCAGCGCTGCTGCCGGTGGTGGAAAAATCCGGGGCGATATGGGTCGGGTCGAGCGGCCGGGTTCGTGACGGTGTCCATCGCGAACCTTTTGCCGAGATCGAGCCGCTCGGCGCCGGCGCGCTCGCGATGCTCGATCTGCCCGCCGCACATTACGGCGGTTACTACGAGGGCTTCGCCAACTCCGCGTTGTGGCCTGCGCTGCATTCCCGCCCGGATCTGATCCGGGTCTCGCACGACGATTATCGCTCCTATCGCGAAGTCAACGCGTTCATGGCGCGGGCGCTGCTGCGCTTTCGCAAGCCGGACGCCGCCTTCTGGATCCAGGACTATCACTTCCTGGCGCTCGGCGCCGAGCTTCGCCGGCTCGGCGTCGATCATCCCCTCGGGTTCTTCCTGCATACCCCGTGGCCGTCGCGCGCCACCATCGGCTGCGTGCCGCATCACCGCGAACTGATCGAGGCGATGCTGGCCTACGACCTGATCGGATTCCAGACCGAAGAGGATCGTGGTAATTTTCTCGGCTACGTCGCCTCCGAACTCGGCCTGAAGGTCGCCGATGGGGTGGTCTCGACCGGGCATGGAGCGACCCGCTGCGAGGTGTTCGCGATCAGTATCGACGCCGGCGCATTCGCCCAGCAGGCCCAGAAGGCGATGACCCATCCGGAAGTGTCGCGCCTGCGCAAGAGTCTCAATGGCGAGAAGCTGGTGATCGGCGTCGATCGGCTCGACTATTCGAAGGGACTGATCAATCGGGTCAAGGCGTTCGACAAGATGTTGTCGGACCGGCCCGCATTGCTGCGGACGGTGTCGCTGTTGCAGATCGCGACGCCGTCGCGCGGGACCATCGAGGCTTACGGCAATCTGCAGGGCGATCTCGCCAAGCTGGTCAGCGACGTCAACGGCCGGCTCGGCGAGGTCGACTGGACCCCGATCCGCTATCTCAACAAGGGCTATCGCCAGAGCGTGCTGGCCGGGCTGTACCGGTCGGCGCAGGTCGGGCTGGTCACGCCGCTGCAGGACGGCATGAATCTGGTGGCGAAGGAATACGTCGCGGCGCAGAATCCTGTCGACCCGGGCGTACTGGTGCTGTCGAAGTTCGCCGGCGCCGCCAACGAGCTGGACACCGCCCTGCAGGTCAATCCGCACGACATCGACGGCATGTCGCGGGTGATCGCCGCCGCGCTGGCGATGCCGCTGACCGAGCGGCGGCTGCGCTGGGAGGCGATGATGGCCAGGCTGCGCGACAACAGCATCCAGCGCTGGTTCGGCGATTTCGTCGCGGCGCTGGAGCGGGCTCATGCCGGCAATCGCAGTGTCGGTCCGGTCCAGCTTGCCCCCCCGGCGCAGCCATCGACCATCATGCTGGCCGGCGGCTGGTCGCGCCGGTCACCCCGGGCTGCAGGCGGCGCGGTGCTTCAGTAA
- the otsB gene encoding trehalose-phosphatase, with product MTTKLVQPSSQTIASSVPVPKALVPHLDQCALLLDIDGTLLDLAPTPREVWVPPELEQTLKDLLIRTSGALALVSGRSINDIDLIFAPLRLPAVGGHGAEMRLAGSGEAVATHAPPLDPELKSRLAAIARISPGILLEDKGYSLALHYRLARHTEKAIYESVAAIRAEHPDAPLEVLPGKSVCEIKHAGFTKATGVLELMKHTPFRGRRPIFLGDDVTDETVFAIMPDLDGLAFSVGRHSELTAGHFDEPRDVRNWLAGLLAPPLS from the coding sequence ATGACCACCAAGCTTGTTCAACCCTCATCGCAAACCATCGCTTCGTCGGTTCCGGTGCCTAAAGCGCTGGTGCCGCATCTCGATCAGTGCGCGCTGCTGCTCGACATCGATGGTACGCTGCTGGACCTCGCGCCGACACCGCGCGAAGTCTGGGTGCCGCCGGAACTGGAGCAGACTCTGAAAGACCTTCTGATCAGGACCTCCGGCGCGCTCGCCCTGGTCAGCGGCCGGTCGATCAACGACATCGACCTGATCTTCGCGCCGCTGCGGCTGCCGGCGGTCGGCGGTCATGGCGCCGAGATGCGGCTGGCGGGCAGCGGCGAAGCGGTGGCCACCCATGCGCCGCCGCTCGATCCCGAGCTCAAGAGCCGGCTGGCGGCGATCGCCCGCATCAGCCCCGGTATTCTGCTGGAGGATAAGGGTTACTCGCTGGCGCTGCACTATCGTCTGGCACGGCACACTGAGAAGGCGATCTACGAATCGGTTGCGGCGATCCGCGCCGAACATCCCGATGCGCCGTTGGAAGTCCTTCCCGGCAAATCAGTCTGCGAGATCAAGCATGCCGGCTTCACCAAGGCGACCGGCGTTCTGGAGCTGATGAAGCACACGCCGTTCCGGGGACGGCGCCCGATCTTCCTCGGCGACGACGTCACCGACGAGACGGTATTTGCAATCATGCCGGATCTCGACGGGCTGGCGTTTTCGGTGGGGCGGCACAGCGAACTCACCGCCGGCCACTTCGACGAGCCGCGTGATGTTCGCAACTGGCTTGCCGGGCTGCTTGCGCCACCGCTTAGTTGA
- a CDS encoding (2Fe-2S)-binding protein has protein sequence MSKVSLTVNGKLVTADVEDRTLLVHLLRDHLGLTGTHVGCDTSQCGCCVVHIDGRAVKSCTTLVGQVDGANITTIEGISKGDELHPMQAAFRDNHGLQCGYCTPGMIMSAIDIVHRYGGNLDEEIVRHELEGNICRCTGYHNIVKSVLDAASRMNVAQAAE, from the coding sequence GTGTCCAAAGTCTCACTGACCGTCAACGGAAAACTCGTGACGGCGGACGTCGAGGATCGAACGCTCCTCGTGCATCTGCTGCGCGATCACCTCGGCCTGACCGGAACCCATGTCGGCTGCGATACCAGCCAATGCGGCTGCTGCGTGGTGCATATCGACGGCCGTGCGGTGAAGTCGTGCACGACGCTGGTCGGCCAGGTCGACGGCGCCAACATCACCACGATCGAAGGCATCTCCAAGGGCGACGAACTGCATCCGATGCAGGCGGCGTTCCGCGACAATCACGGTCTACAGTGCGGCTACTGCACGCCCGGCATGATCATGTCGGCGATCGACATCGTGCACCGCTACGGCGGCAACCTCGACGAAGAGATCGTGCGCCACGAACTCGAAGGCAACATCTGCCGGTGCACCGGCTATCATAACATCGTCAAGTCGGTGCTCGACGCCGCCTCCCGCATGAATGTGGCGCAGGCCGCCGAATAG
- a CDS encoding FAD binding domain-containing protein has protein sequence MYSTNYHRASSVDEAVALIAKGSDAKFLAGGHTLLPVMKQRLAAPGDLVDIAKIPALIGIEASCETLTIKAATTYYDIMHNADVKRMIPAIAHLTSVLGDPAVRYRGTIGGSVATNDPAADYPAAILALNATVKTNKREIPADQFFKGLFMTALDDNEMITAISFPVPEKAGYAKMRNPASRFALTGVFVAKLKSGEIRAAATGASQDGVMRVPVIEDALKANWSASALDGIKVSDDGLIEDIHGTSDYRANLIKVMAQRAVQAAG, from the coding sequence ATGTATTCCACCAACTATCACCGCGCCTCCTCGGTCGACGAAGCCGTGGCGCTGATCGCCAAGGGCAGCGACGCCAAATTCCTGGCCGGCGGCCACACGCTGCTGCCGGTGATGAAGCAGCGGCTCGCAGCGCCGGGCGATCTCGTCGACATCGCCAAGATCCCGGCGCTGATCGGGATCGAGGCCAGCTGCGAAACGCTGACCATCAAGGCGGCGACCACCTATTACGACATCATGCACAATGCCGACGTGAAGCGCATGATCCCGGCGATCGCGCATCTCACCTCGGTGCTGGGCGATCCGGCGGTGCGCTATCGCGGCACGATCGGCGGATCGGTCGCCACCAACGATCCGGCGGCGGACTATCCGGCCGCGATCCTGGCGCTGAACGCGACGGTGAAGACCAACAAGCGCGAAATCCCGGCCGATCAGTTTTTCAAGGGACTGTTCATGACCGCGCTCGACGACAACGAGATGATCACCGCGATCTCGTTCCCGGTGCCGGAGAAGGCCGGCTACGCCAAGATGCGCAATCCGGCATCGCGCTTCGCGCTGACCGGCGTGTTCGTCGCCAAGCTGAAGAGCGGCGAGATCCGCGCCGCCGCCACCGGCGCCTCGCAGGACGGTGTGATGCGGGTGCCGGTGATCGAAGACGCATTGAAGGCGAATTGGTCGGCGTCGGCGCTGGACGGCATCAAGGTATCCGACGATGGCCTGATCGAGGACATCCACGGCACCTCGGACTACCGCGCCAACCTGATCAAGGTGATGGCGCAGCGCGCGGTCCAGGCCGCAGGCTGA
- a CDS encoding xanthine dehydrogenase family protein molybdopterin-binding subunit, translated as MGIEGIGARVARKEDRRFITGRGRYVDDIKLQGMTYAHFVRSPHAHAKITGIELDAAKAMPGVIDVLTGQQIVDDKVGNLICGWAIHSKDGSAMKMGAWPAMAPETVRFVGQAVAVVIAESKNLARDAAEAVVVHYEELPAVANIKAAIADGAAQLHPEAPGNIVYDWEIGDQKATDEAFSKAANVVSIELTNNRLVPNAMEPRAAVAEYNPAEEHFTLYTTSQNPHVARLVLSAFYNIAPEHKLRVVAPDVGGGFGSKIFIYPEEMVALWASKKTGRPVKWTGDRNEAFVTDAHGRDHLSKAEMAFDADNKMLGLRVKTYANFGAYMSLFSSSVPTYLYATLLSGQYNIPAIYTEVVGVYTNTTPVDAYRGAGRPEACYLLERLVETAARQLKVDPAELRRKNFITQFPHQTPVIMAYDTGDFNASLDAALKAIDYAGFASRKAKAKSEGKLRGIGLSCYIEACGIAPSKAVGSLGAGVGLWESAEVRVNPVGTIEILTGSHSHGQGHETTFAQLVADRLGIPINHVSIVHGDTDKVQFGMGTYGSRSAAVGMSAIFKAMEKVEAKAKKIAAHQLEASENDIVIENGEFKVTGTDKAIALPMVALAAYTAHNLPDGMEPGLKESAFYDPTNFTFPAGSYICEVEVDPGTGKTSFVNFVAVDDFGRLINPMIVEGQVHGGLVQGIGQAILENAIYDDSGQLVTASFMDYAMPRADDVPSFQISHTTTLCPGNPLGVKGCGEAGAIGASAAVINAITDAIGNNRLEMPATPDRVWHAMQLQQAAE; from the coding sequence ATGGGCATCGAGGGTATCGGCGCGCGCGTCGCGCGCAAGGAAGACCGCCGCTTCATCACCGGCCGCGGCCGCTATGTCGACGACATCAAGCTGCAGGGCATGACCTACGCGCATTTCGTGCGCAGCCCGCACGCGCACGCCAAGATCACCGGCATCGAGCTCGACGCAGCCAAGGCGATGCCGGGCGTGATCGACGTGCTCACCGGCCAGCAGATCGTCGACGACAAGGTCGGCAACCTGATCTGCGGCTGGGCGATCCACTCCAAGGATGGCTCGGCGATGAAGATGGGCGCGTGGCCGGCGATGGCGCCGGAGACAGTGCGCTTTGTCGGCCAGGCGGTCGCGGTGGTGATCGCCGAGAGCAAGAACCTCGCCCGCGACGCCGCCGAGGCCGTAGTGGTGCACTACGAAGAGCTGCCCGCGGTCGCCAACATCAAGGCGGCGATTGCGGATGGTGCGGCGCAGCTTCACCCCGAAGCGCCCGGCAACATCGTGTACGACTGGGAGATCGGCGATCAGAAGGCAACCGACGAGGCGTTCAGCAAGGCCGCCAACGTCGTCTCGATCGAGCTCACCAACAACCGGCTGGTGCCGAACGCGATGGAGCCGCGCGCGGCGGTCGCCGAATACAATCCGGCCGAAGAGCACTTCACGCTCTACACCACCTCGCAAAACCCGCATGTCGCGCGCTTGGTGCTGTCGGCGTTCTACAACATCGCCCCCGAGCACAAGCTGCGGGTGGTGGCGCCCGATGTCGGCGGCGGCTTCGGCTCCAAGATCTTCATCTATCCGGAAGAGATGGTGGCGCTGTGGGCCTCGAAGAAAACCGGCCGCCCGGTGAAGTGGACCGGTGACCGCAACGAAGCCTTCGTCACCGACGCGCACGGCCGCGATCATCTGTCGAAAGCCGAGATGGCGTTCGACGCCGACAACAAGATGCTCGGGCTGCGGGTCAAGACCTACGCCAATTTCGGCGCCTATATGTCGCTGTTCTCGTCGTCGGTGCCGACCTATCTGTACGCGACGCTGCTGAGCGGCCAGTACAACATCCCGGCGATCTACACCGAGGTGGTGGGCGTCTACACCAACACCACGCCGGTCGACGCCTATCGCGGCGCCGGGCGGCCCGAGGCCTGCTATCTGCTGGAGCGACTGGTCGAGACCGCGGCGCGGCAGCTCAAGGTCGATCCGGCCGAACTGCGGCGCAAGAACTTCATCACCCAGTTCCCGCATCAGACCCCGGTGATCATGGCCTACGACACCGGCGACTTCAACGCGTCGCTCGACGCCGCGCTGAAGGCGATCGACTACGCCGGCTTCGCAAGCCGCAAGGCCAAGGCCAAGAGCGAAGGCAAGCTGCGCGGCATCGGCCTGTCCTGCTACATCGAGGCCTGCGGCATCGCGCCGTCCAAGGCGGTCGGCTCGCTCGGCGCCGGCGTCGGCCTTTGGGAATCTGCTGAAGTGCGCGTCAACCCGGTCGGCACCATCGAGATCCTGACCGGCTCGCACAGCCACGGCCAGGGCCACGAGACCACCTTCGCCCAATTGGTCGCCGACCGTCTCGGCATCCCGATCAACCATGTGTCGATCGTGCACGGCGACACCGACAAGGTGCAGTTCGGCATGGGCACCTACGGGTCGCGCTCGGCGGCGGTCGGCATGTCGGCGATCTTCAAGGCGATGGAGAAGGTCGAAGCCAAGGCCAAGAAGATCGCGGCGCATCAGCTCGAAGCGAGCGAGAACGACATCGTCATCGAGAACGGCGAATTCAAAGTCACCGGCACCGACAAGGCAATCGCGCTGCCGATGGTCGCGCTCGCCGCCTATACGGCGCACAATTTGCCGGACGGCATGGAGCCCGGCCTGAAGGAAAGCGCGTTCTACGATCCGACCAACTTTACCTTCCCGGCCGGCTCGTACATCTGCGAAGTCGAGGTCGATCCGGGCACCGGCAAGACTTCGTTCGTCAACTTCGTCGCGGTCGACGACTTCGGCCGGCTGATCAATCCGATGATCGTCGAGGGCCAGGTGCATGGCGGCCTGGTGCAGGGCATCGGCCAGGCGATCCTGGAAAACGCGATCTACGACGACAGCGGTCAGCTCGTGACCGCGTCGTTCATGGACTACGCGATGCCGCGCGCCGACGACGTGCCATCGTTCCAGATCTCGCACACCACGACGCTGTGTCCGGGCAATCCGCTCGGCGTCAAGGGCTGCGGCGAGGCCGGCGCGATCGGTGCTTCGGCAGCGGTGATCAACGCCATCACCGACGCGATCGGCAACAACCGGCTGGAAATGCCGGCGACGCCGGACCGGGTGTGGCACGCGATGCAACTGCAACAGGCGGCCGAATAA